In Flavobacterium endoglycinae, one DNA window encodes the following:
- a CDS encoding SRPBCC family protein: MTSINLTTKINATKQTVFDASRNIDIHQKSASPSKEKAIAGITSGLINLNETVTWRGKHFGFYLTHKSRITAMNLYDYFVDEMEEGKFESFKHQHFFEEENGITIMKDKLQYETPFGIFGKLFDVLFLKRHLTSFLLERNKVLKEVSEMQY; encoded by the coding sequence GTGACCTCAATAAATCTAACCACAAAAATAAACGCAACAAAACAAACCGTTTTCGATGCCTCAAGAAACATAGACATTCATCAAAAATCTGCAAGTCCTTCAAAAGAAAAAGCAATTGCGGGAATAACTTCTGGTTTAATCAATTTAAACGAAACTGTGACTTGGCGTGGTAAACATTTTGGATTTTATCTTACGCATAAAAGTAGAATTACCGCCATGAATCTTTACGATTATTTTGTGGATGAAATGGAAGAAGGCAAATTCGAATCTTTCAAACATCAACATTTTTTTGAAGAAGAAAATGGAATCACAATCATGAAAGATAAATTACAATATGAAACTCCGTTTGGAATCTTCGGAAAATTATTTGATGTTTTGTTTTTGAAAAGACATTTGACAAGTTTTCTTTTGGAAAGAAATAAAGTTTTAAAAGAGGTTTCTGAAATGCAATATTGA
- a CDS encoding inclusion body family protein has product MSRNKIINVNIIIDSSRLINDFPSPSKDQNNPTGIGHNYQFMVVSDTANISGQGTGDLSILANQGDVVRFYATSEYNNYDNPVILYKLFKFGGDNVFQNPNFELQNFPGVDIVVPTSFNPLVTAQSTQNFWFAQNTVNAKGTENYGLQFALYDSDLNLYGYFSWDPAITAQ; this is encoded by the coding sequence ATGTCTAGAAATAAGATTATAAACGTGAATATCATTATCGACTCTAGTCGTTTAATAAATGATTTTCCATCGCCAAGTAAAGATCAGAACAACCCAACAGGGATTGGACATAATTATCAATTTATGGTAGTTTCTGATACAGCAAATATTAGCGGACAAGGAACAGGCGATTTAAGTATCCTTGCTAATCAAGGAGATGTTGTTCGTTTTTATGCAACTTCTGAATACAATAACTATGATAATCCGGTGATTTTATACAAGCTTTTCAAGTTTGGCGGAGACAATGTATTTCAAAATCCAAACTTTGAACTTCAAAATTTTCCAGGTGTAGACATTGTAGTTCCAACTAGTTTTAATCCACTTGTAACAGCACAATCTACTCAAAATTTCTGGTTTGCTCAGAATACTGTAAATGCAAAAGGTACTGAAAATTACGGATTGCAGTTTGCATTGTACGATTCAGATTTAAATCTGTACGGCTATTTTAGCTGGGATCCAGCCATTACGGCTCAGTAA
- a CDS encoding TIGR01777 family oxidoreductase, with amino-acid sequence MKKLIIAAGTGFLGQVLVNHFKNKFDEIVILTRGKSKTENGIKYVNWNAKTFSGWEKELENATVLINLAGKSVDCRYTKENKKEILWSRIDSTKVLNKAVLNCQNPPKHWLNSSTATIYRFSLDKQMDEVDGEIGNDFSINVALSWEKAFFKTETPRTLKTALRTSIVLGKNGGAFVPLKTLAKIGFGGKQGNGNQFVSWIHEEDFANAVDFSIEKEMTGVINVVSPEPIQNKDFMQKLRKAVGFPFGIPLNKFLLEIGSFFIRTETELVLKSRNVIPKRLLENGFQFKFGNIDEAFEDLLH; translated from the coding sequence ATGAAAAAACTCATTATAGCAGCAGGAACTGGATTTCTCGGACAGGTTTTAGTAAATCATTTCAAGAATAAATTTGATGAAATTGTAATTCTCACTCGAGGGAAATCAAAAACAGAAAACGGAATTAAATATGTAAACTGGAATGCCAAAACATTTTCTGGCTGGGAAAAGGAATTAGAAAACGCAACGGTTTTAATTAATCTTGCCGGAAAATCTGTTGATTGCCGTTACACCAAAGAAAACAAAAAAGAAATTTTATGGTCCAGAATTGACAGCACCAAAGTTTTAAACAAAGCGGTTTTAAATTGCCAGAATCCGCCGAAACATTGGCTGAATTCATCAACAGCAACTATTTATCGTTTTTCATTAGACAAACAAATGGATGAAGTTGACGGAGAAATTGGAAATGATTTTTCTATAAATGTGGCCTTGTCTTGGGAAAAAGCTTTCTTTAAAACTGAAACTCCGAGAACATTGAAAACGGCTTTACGCACTTCTATTGTTTTAGGAAAAAACGGCGGTGCTTTTGTTCCATTAAAGACTTTAGCAAAAATTGGTTTTGGAGGAAAACAAGGAAATGGAAACCAGTTTGTGAGCTGGATTCATGAAGAAGATTTTGCCAATGCAGTTGATTTTAGTATTGAAAAAGAAATGACCGGCGTTATCAATGTCGTTTCTCCTGAACCAATTCAAAACAAAGATTTCATGCAGAAACTAAGAAAGGCAGTTGGTTTTCCATTCGGAATTCCGTTGAATAAATTTTTGTTGGAAATTGGATCATTTTTTATTAGAACCGAAACCGAATTGGTTTTGAAAAGCAGGAATGTGATTCCGAAACGACTTTTAGAAAATGGGTTTCAGTTTAAGTTTGGGAATATTGATGAGGCATTTGAAGATTTACTTCATTAA
- the gcvP gene encoding aminomethyl-transferring glycine dehydrogenase, whose translation MKTDAFALRHIGPRETDLQHMLKTIGVDSIEQLVYETLPDDIRLKAPLNLDPAMTEYEFANHIQELGKKNKVFKSYIGLGYHPTIVPAPIQRNIFENPGWYTAYTPYQAEIAQGRLEAILNFQTTVIELTGMEIANASLLDEGTAAAEAMALLFDVRTRDQKKNNTHKFFVSEEILPQTLSILQTRSTPIGIELVVGNHQTFDFSNEFFGAILQYPGKYGQVNDYSDFVAKAKENEIKVAFAADILSLATLTSPGEMGAAVVVGTTQRFGVPMGYGGPHAAYFATKDEYKRSMPGRIIGVSVDANGNRALRMALGTREQHIKREKATSNICTAQVLLAVMAGMYAVYHGPKGLKYIANKVHASAVTTAEALNKIGVYQTNTAYFDTILVKADAQKVKAVAEKNEVNFFYVDADTISISFNETTSVADINQIIAIFAEALGKETVSVSVLTEASQLPASLERTSSFLTHDVFNNHHSESQLMRYIKKLERKDLSLNHSMISLGSCTMKLNAASEMLPLSMPNWNSIHPFAPVEQAEGYITMLKKLEQQLNVITGFAGTTLQPNSGAQGEYAGLMAIRAYHMSRNEGHRNVCLIPSSAHGTNPASAAMAGMKIIVTKTTPEGNIDVEDLREKAIEHKDDLSCLMVTYPSTHGVFESSIIEITKLIHENGGLVYMDGANMNAQVGLTNPATIGADVCHLNLHKTFAIPHGGGGPGVGPICVNEKLVPFLPTNPILKVGGEQAITAISSAPYGSALVCLISYGYITMMGAEGLKSATEHAILNANYMKARFEGHYPILYTGECGRAAHEMILDCRAFKENGIEVGDIAKRLMDYGFHAPTVSFPVAGTLMIEPTESEDLAELDRFCDALISIRKEIETATADDKNNVLKNAPHTLAMLTNDAWDFPYSREKAAYPLDYIADNKFWPSVRRVDDAYGDRNLVCSCAPIEAYMEN comes from the coding sequence ATGAAAACAGATGCTTTTGCTTTAAGACACATTGGTCCAAGAGAAACTGATCTTCAGCACATGCTGAAAACTATTGGAGTTGACTCAATTGAACAACTTGTTTACGAAACCCTTCCGGACGATATTCGTTTAAAAGCACCTTTGAATTTAGATCCTGCGATGACTGAGTATGAATTCGCAAATCACATTCAGGAATTAGGAAAGAAAAATAAAGTATTCAAGTCTTATATTGGTTTGGGTTATCATCCAACTATCGTTCCGGCTCCAATTCAAAGAAATATCTTCGAAAACCCGGGATGGTACACCGCTTACACACCTTACCAAGCAGAAATCGCTCAAGGTCGTTTAGAAGCTATTTTGAATTTTCAAACTACAGTTATTGAGTTAACCGGAATGGAAATTGCCAATGCGTCATTATTAGATGAAGGAACTGCAGCTGCTGAAGCTATGGCTTTATTATTTGACGTTCGTACTCGCGATCAAAAGAAAAACAATACACATAAATTCTTCGTTTCTGAAGAAATTCTACCACAAACTTTATCTATTCTTCAAACACGTTCAACTCCAATCGGAATTGAATTAGTGGTTGGAAACCACCAAACATTTGATTTTTCAAATGAATTCTTCGGAGCTATTTTACAATACCCAGGAAAATATGGGCAGGTAAACGACTACAGTGATTTTGTTGCTAAAGCAAAAGAAAATGAAATTAAAGTAGCTTTTGCTGCTGATATTTTATCACTAGCAACTTTAACTTCTCCGGGAGAAATGGGAGCTGCGGTTGTAGTTGGAACTACACAACGTTTTGGTGTACCAATGGGTTACGGTGGTCCTCACGCTGCTTACTTTGCAACTAAAGATGAGTACAAAAGATCTATGCCAGGCCGTATCATTGGAGTTTCTGTTGATGCAAACGGAAACCGTGCTTTGCGTATGGCATTAGGAACTCGTGAACAACACATTAAACGTGAAAAAGCAACTTCAAACATTTGTACTGCTCAAGTTTTATTGGCAGTTATGGCTGGAATGTATGCTGTTTACCACGGTCCAAAAGGATTAAAATACATTGCAAACAAAGTGCACGCATCAGCGGTTACTACTGCTGAAGCTTTAAATAAAATTGGAGTTTACCAAACTAACACCGCTTACTTCGATACTATTTTAGTAAAAGCAGATGCTCAAAAAGTAAAAGCTGTTGCTGAGAAAAACGAAGTAAACTTCTTCTATGTTGATGCTGATACAATTTCTATTTCGTTTAACGAAACAACTTCTGTTGCAGACATCAACCAAATTATTGCCATTTTTGCTGAAGCTTTAGGGAAAGAAACGGTTTCTGTTTCTGTATTAACTGAGGCAAGTCAGTTACCGGCTTCTTTAGAAAGAACGTCTTCTTTCTTAACGCATGATGTTTTCAACAATCATCATTCAGAAAGTCAGTTGATGCGTTACATCAAAAAATTAGAACGCAAAGATTTATCATTAAATCACTCAATGATTTCATTAGGTTCTTGTACAATGAAATTAAACGCAGCTTCTGAAATGCTGCCTTTATCAATGCCAAACTGGAACAGCATTCACCCGTTTGCACCGGTTGAGCAAGCTGAAGGTTACATTACAATGCTTAAAAAATTAGAGCAGCAATTAAATGTAATTACTGGATTTGCTGGAACAACTTTACAGCCTAACTCTGGAGCGCAAGGAGAATATGCTGGTTTAATGGCAATTCGTGCTTACCACATGTCAAGAAACGAAGGTCACCGTAATGTATGTTTGATTCCTTCATCGGCTCACGGAACAAACCCTGCTTCTGCAGCGATGGCTGGAATGAAAATCATTGTTACGAAAACGACTCCAGAAGGAAATATTGACGTAGAGGATTTAAGAGAGAAAGCAATTGAGCATAAAGATGATTTATCTTGTTTAATGGTAACGTATCCTTCTACTCACGGAGTTTTCGAATCTTCAATTATCGAAATCACAAAATTAATCCACGAAAACGGCGGATTAGTATATATGGACGGCGCCAACATGAACGCACAGGTTGGATTAACAAATCCTGCTACGATTGGTGCTGACGTTTGTCACTTAAACTTACACAAAACTTTCGCTATTCCTCACGGCGGCGGAGGACCTGGTGTTGGACCAATTTGTGTAAACGAAAAATTAGTTCCGTTTTTACCAACAAACCCAATCTTAAAAGTTGGTGGTGAGCAAGCAATTACTGCTATTTCATCTGCACCTTACGGATCTGCTTTAGTTTGTTTAATTTCTTACGGTTACATCACCATGATGGGAGCAGAAGGATTAAAAAGCGCTACAGAACACGCAATATTAAATGCTAATTACATGAAAGCCCGTTTCGAAGGTCACTACCCAATTCTTTACACTGGAGAATGCGGAAGAGCTGCTCACGAAATGATTTTAGATTGCCGTGCATTCAAAGAAAACGGAATCGAAGTTGGTGATATTGCGAAACGTTTAATGGATTACGGTTTCCACGCTCCAACGGTTTCTTTCCCAGTTGCAGGAACTTTAATGATCGAGCCTACAGAATCTGAAGATTTAGCAGAATTAGATCGTTTTTGCGATGCTCTTATTTCAATCAGAAAAGAAATTGAAACAGCTACAGCTGACGATAAAAACAATGTATTGAAAAATGCACCTCATACATTAGCAATGCTAACGAATGATGCTTGGGATTTCCCTTATTCAAGAGAAAAAGCAGCTTACCCATTAGACTACATCGCTGACAATAAATTCTGGCCATCTGTTCGTCGTGTAGATGATGCTTACGGTGATAGAAATTTAGTTTGCAGCTGTGCTCCTATTGAAGCTTACATGGAAAACTAA
- a CDS encoding DUF1842 domain-containing protein — MSDLLAGAYLAKGTIGNVGTPGAPIASFSLVVVPSQNSVSGTVVITQAISGPDGHIVVPVTGKIYATGFGQFTQVVSLQGQYVHTFPPPAIGAFLANFDAHLAIDGSWNGTGGFSYYQHDIENVPVKAAANLQAELV, encoded by the coding sequence ATGTCAGATCTATTAGCAGGTGCTTATTTAGCAAAAGGCACAATTGGAAATGTTGGAACACCAGGTGCTCCAATCGCATCATTTAGTTTAGTTGTTGTACCATCACAAAATTCTGTTTCTGGTACAGTAGTAATTACTCAGGCTATAAGTGGTCCTGATGGTCATATTGTGGTTCCAGTAACTGGAAAAATATATGCAACAGGATTTGGACAATTTACTCAAGTGGTAAGTTTACAAGGACAATATGTTCACACTTTTCCTCCACCAGCAATTGGTGCTTTCTTAGCAAATTTTGATGCTCATCTAGCTATCGACGGTTCATGGAATGGTACAGGTGGTTTTTCATACTACCAGCACGATATCGAAAATGTACCGGTAAAAGCTGCAGCAAATTTACAAGCAGAGTTGGTATAA
- a CDS encoding GbsR/MarR family transcriptional regulator — translation MDYKEAKNKFVQTWGALGSQWGINKTMAQIHALLMVSNEAVSMEDIMEELQISRGNASMNLRALMDWGIVYKEFKAGERKEFFTAEKDLDELAVKISRERSKREIKPTLKILKEVSTIEVKDSAEEKHFVDQTSKLYDFVLKADNMLDKMTEFNDNWLGKLVIKMMK, via the coding sequence ATGGATTACAAAGAAGCAAAAAATAAATTCGTTCAAACTTGGGGAGCATTGGGTTCTCAATGGGGTATTAATAAAACGATGGCACAGATCCACGCTTTATTAATGGTATCCAACGAAGCTGTTTCGATGGAAGACATTATGGAAGAATTGCAAATTTCCCGTGGTAACGCCAGCATGAACTTAAGAGCTTTAATGGATTGGGGAATTGTATATAAAGAATTTAAAGCAGGCGAAAGAAAAGAATTCTTTACTGCCGAAAAAGATTTAGATGAATTGGCCGTAAAAATTTCGCGAGAAAGAAGTAAAAGAGAAATCAAACCGACTCTTAAAATTTTAAAAGAAGTTTCGACTATAGAAGTAAAAGATTCAGCAGAAGAAAAACACTTCGTAGATCAAACTTCCAAATTGTATGATTTTGTTTTAAAAGCCGACAATATGCTGGACAAAATGACTGAGTTTAATGATAACTGGTTGGGAAAACTGGTTATCAAAATGATGAAATAA
- a CDS encoding AidA/PixA family protein, which yields MQIYIIIETSLLLREYSTPSLEKNEPTLISEEYVCIVKAGYSDRIEELKKNVVKFKKEAVDEINFHLVSESANFDNTILVYDLKEYGNSSILEQIQISHESVETIIPTHFDPLETTKEKRTFSIHRNKILNTGESEYGIHFGVFNYDFTPQGFFELRLNFSIE from the coding sequence ATGCAAATTTATATTATCATAGAAACTTCTCTTTTATTGAGGGAATATTCCACTCCCAGTCTTGAGAAGAATGAACCTACTTTAATTTCTGAAGAATATGTCTGTATAGTTAAAGCAGGATATTCAGATAGAATAGAGGAACTGAAAAAGAATGTGGTAAAATTCAAAAAAGAAGCTGTAGATGAGATCAATTTTCATTTGGTTTCTGAGAGTGCCAATTTTGATAATACTATATTGGTATATGATTTAAAAGAATATGGAAATAGCAGCATTCTCGAGCAAATTCAAATTTCACATGAATCTGTTGAGACTATTATTCCAACACATTTTGATCCGCTTGAAACGACCAAAGAAAAACGAACTTTTTCAATTCACAGAAATAAAATTTTAAATACTGGTGAAAGCGAATACGGCATTCATTTTGGTGTTTTCAATTATGATTTTACCCCTCAGGGATTTTTTGAACTTCGCCTGAATTTCTCAATAGAGTAA
- a CDS encoding cation:proton antiporter: MELYYTFSVLIVLASFFAYLNLRFLKLPGTIGIMIIAMLVSVGIRLLGDSYFPATTKHFFDLIKQFDFNEILMGAMLNFLLFAGALHVNISDLKEQKVPIMIYSTVSVVLSAIIISLLLYYIAPLLGIKIPYVFCLVFGTLISPTDPIVVLGVLKEAKVPKRIETKIVGESLFNDGVAVVMFAVVLKMATDPTFDVSFGSIAWLFAKEGIGGLLLGAVFGFTASRVMKKVDDYKVSVLITLSIVTGGFLVAQALHVSSPLAMVVAGLIIGNYGKKVAMSEVTKDYLGKFWELIDEILNAVLFLFIGFELLLLPDLNKQLLTGFVAIFIVLFSRLTSIVLPWKFFDIFKFFRIKSAYNKGSLMVLVWGGIRGGVSIALVLSMPEGEYKNLLLEVTYIVVLFSIVVQGLTVGKLAKRVLEKE; this comes from the coding sequence ATGGAATTATACTACACATTTTCGGTACTAATCGTACTAGCTTCTTTCTTCGCCTATTTAAATTTAAGATTTTTAAAACTTCCAGGAACAATCGGAATCATGATTATTGCCATGTTGGTTTCTGTTGGAATTCGTCTGTTGGGAGATTCTTATTTTCCAGCAACCACCAAACATTTTTTTGATTTAATCAAACAATTTGATTTCAATGAAATTTTAATGGGAGCCATGCTGAACTTTCTTTTGTTTGCGGGAGCTCTTCATGTAAACATATCCGATCTTAAAGAACAAAAAGTACCTATTATGATTTACTCTACCGTTAGTGTAGTGTTATCAGCTATAATTATTTCTTTACTGCTTTATTATATAGCACCGCTTTTAGGTATAAAAATCCCTTATGTATTCTGTTTGGTTTTTGGAACCTTAATTTCTCCAACCGATCCAATCGTGGTTTTGGGAGTTTTAAAAGAAGCAAAAGTTCCGAAAAGAATCGAAACCAAAATTGTTGGGGAATCCTTGTTTAATGATGGAGTAGCAGTAGTAATGTTTGCGGTTGTTTTAAAAATGGCCACCGATCCCACATTTGATGTTAGTTTTGGATCTATTGCCTGGCTTTTCGCCAAAGAAGGAATCGGCGGACTTTTATTAGGAGCCGTTTTCGGATTTACAGCTTCAAGAGTCATGAAGAAAGTTGATGATTATAAAGTTTCTGTTTTAATCACGCTTTCTATCGTAACGGGAGGTTTTTTAGTTGCACAAGCATTACATGTTTCTAGTCCGCTAGCAATGGTTGTTGCTGGATTGATTATTGGAAATTACGGTAAAAAAGTTGCGATGAGCGAAGTGACTAAAGACTATTTAGGAAAGTTTTGGGAACTGATTGATGAGATCTTAAATGCTGTTTTATTTCTTTTTATTGGATTTGAATTGTTGTTACTTCCAGATTTGAACAAGCAATTGCTAACAGGTTTTGTAGCAATTTTTATTGTATTGTTTTCAAGATTAACTTCAATAGTTTTGCCATGGAAATTCTTCGATATCTTTAAGTTCTTCCGAATTAAATCGGCTTACAACAAAGGTTCTTTGATGGTTTTAGTTTGGGGAGGAATCCGTGGTGGAGTTTCTATTGCGTTAGTGCTTTCTATGCCGGAAGGAGAATATAAAAACTTACTTTTAGAGGTGACTTATATTGTTGTTTTATTCTCAATTGTAGTTCAAGGATTGACAGTTGGGAAATTAGCAAAACGAGTTTTGGAGAAAGAGTAA
- a CDS encoding AidA/PixA family protein yields MSKNKIINVNIIIDTSRIMSDYGDPSTDQENPTLIGSNYQFMVASGHAGLSGQGTGNLNIGAKQGDVVRFYATSEYNNFDNPVVLYELDNFGKDRIFKNPDFTLENFPDADVVVPDEFNPLEVESSTQNFWFAQNTVQKKGKQDYGLRFALYDSDLKLFGFFGWKPVVVAF; encoded by the coding sequence ATGTCTAAAAATAAAATTATAAACGTTAACATCATTATTGATACCAGTCGTATAATGAGTGATTACGGAGATCCAAGCACAGATCAGGAAAATCCCACTCTAATTGGGAGTAATTATCAGTTTATGGTAGCTTCTGGTCATGCTGGTTTGAGCGGACAAGGAACGGGAAATCTAAATATTGGTGCGAAACAGGGAGATGTGGTTCGTTTTTATGCGACTTCTGAATATAACAATTTTGATAATCCAGTGGTTTTATATGAATTAGACAATTTTGGTAAAGATCGTATTTTTAAAAACCCCGATTTTACTCTTGAGAATTTCCCCGATGCTGATGTCGTTGTTCCTGATGAATTTAATCCTTTGGAAGTTGAATCATCAACACAGAATTTTTGGTTTGCCCAAAATACAGTTCAAAAAAAAGGAAAGCAAGATTATGGTTTACGATTTGCTTTGTACGATTCCGATCTAAAACTTTTTGGCTTCTTTGGTTGGAAACCTGTTGTTGTTGCTTTTTAA
- a CDS encoding NACHT domain-containing protein translates to MEIKLKCTDYTTKLNFKEAVKNVFDFNIGTAITEVVGITDSKEMKAFSLLFNTFKTTNTQLKKELGQEILNTITGLSIISVEFEIALKNYFEQEVTLTKDFFEDIIKYNPAYLRKSFKIFKNNVDELKIKMPENYEYKYYITFRDNLQKEFQEKTEYYQELITFFSNPIFEQNKPFQLQLSHYQNIKNFFTSPLQPDIDECIESLKDLYIDPYFKIYKNNIDFRTEDNYEYFTEPKSKISIHSFLNEYFLKGNKHSDLKTNYNMLFLLGQPGQGKTSFCYKLIYDYLETNNGLPETPLYFIKIRDLIAKDFINDTFNTITKYLNQNISFETDSCVLILDGLDEAYMAGGLNDNDLKNLYDRLNKTAQQNKNLKIILTSRLNYLKINDPCLDKSLVCQLNVLTDDQIREYTIKHKKFYPQNKFLNNIETILTEYDYRHIKELLQQAVLIYFISMADINIEEKDSKANIYDKIFDSLAKRSWDKQRGQLDYIKPAVKDNYNLYAKHLRIYIKNIAFEIYQSPNLYITLDKLSDLQSTKNFIKKCFNEDIFNSKEDIKELNKYLLISFYFQESNNNKSTDTAIEFFHNSLWEYLTAEYMWDANKNLLLRKDDDDEYENVSKERYFQMLNNLVDQKEFGGAINENLSYIIENENIEVKKIIFNQSIKIFYKLSEDDFLLEYSKKENQLSIIEKAVSVFSLFWNFLFYSNYNLENRIVTNDNINRLLFVFSKYRFRYIKNIIFQEDLSGFTYFLHSNIENTEFNELYDLKYAIETEIRNSAFHGCRFAKCSFIENTMFNVNFNNCFFHKSDYLRDNKFINVKFNNAEVPSADWLIQLEKKNELDQFTKDNNVIEKVIEKNYNGKNITKYYVRCLEQ, encoded by the coding sequence ATGGAAATAAAATTAAAATGTACAGATTACACAACAAAGTTAAATTTTAAAGAAGCTGTAAAAAATGTTTTTGATTTCAATATAGGAACCGCTATAACCGAAGTTGTTGGAATAACTGATTCAAAAGAAATGAAGGCTTTTTCTCTTTTATTCAACACATTTAAAACGACGAATACACAATTAAAAAAAGAGTTAGGTCAAGAAATTTTAAATACAATAACAGGGCTTTCGATTATATCTGTTGAATTTGAAATTGCACTTAAAAATTATTTCGAACAAGAAGTCACCCTCACAAAAGATTTTTTTGAAGATATAATAAAATACAATCCTGCATATCTAAGAAAATCTTTTAAAATTTTCAAAAATAATGTAGACGAGTTAAAGATTAAAATGCCTGAAAATTACGAGTATAAATACTATATTACTTTTAGAGATAATTTGCAAAAAGAATTTCAAGAAAAAACTGAATACTATCAGGAATTAATTACTTTCTTTAGCAATCCGATTTTTGAACAAAACAAACCATTTCAATTACAATTATCTCATTACCAAAATATAAAAAACTTTTTCACAAGTCCTCTACAACCAGATATTGATGAATGCATAGAATCATTAAAAGACCTCTACATAGATCCATATTTTAAAATTTACAAAAACAATATTGACTTTAGAACTGAGGATAATTATGAATATTTTACAGAACCGAAATCTAAAATCTCTATTCATAGTTTTCTAAATGAATATTTTTTAAAAGGAAACAAGCATAGCGATCTAAAGACGAATTATAATATGTTATTTTTATTAGGGCAACCAGGGCAAGGAAAAACGTCATTTTGCTATAAACTTATTTACGATTATTTAGAGACTAATAATGGACTACCCGAGACTCCTCTTTATTTTATAAAAATTAGAGATTTAATCGCTAAGGATTTTATTAATGATACATTTAATACTATAACAAAATATCTAAATCAAAACATTTCGTTTGAAACAGATAGCTGTGTATTAATTTTAGATGGTTTAGATGAAGCATATATGGCAGGAGGGTTAAATGATAATGATCTAAAAAATCTTTATGACAGACTTAACAAAACAGCACAACAAAATAAAAATTTAAAGATTATTTTAACTTCAAGATTAAACTATTTAAAAATAAATGACCCTTGTTTAGATAAATCATTAGTATGTCAATTAAATGTATTAACTGATGATCAGATTAGAGAATACACTATTAAGCATAAAAAATTCTATCCTCAAAACAAATTTTTAAATAATATTGAAACGATCTTAACTGAATACGATTATCGTCATATTAAAGAGTTATTGCAACAAGCTGTTCTTATCTATTTTATCTCTATGGCAGATATTAATATTGAAGAAAAAGATTCTAAAGCAAATATATATGACAAAATATTTGATTCATTAGCGAAAAGAAGCTGGGATAAGCAAAGAGGGCAATTAGATTATATAAAGCCTGCTGTTAAAGACAACTATAATCTTTATGCTAAACATTTAAGAATTTATATCAAAAATATTGCTTTTGAAATTTATCAATCACCAAATCTGTACATAACTTTAGACAAGTTATCCGATTTACAATCGACTAAAAATTTTATAAAAAAATGCTTTAATGAAGACATTTTTAATTCGAAAGAAGATATTAAAGAACTCAACAAATATTTATTAATTAGCTTTTATTTTCAAGAATCTAATAACAATAAATCTACAGATACTGCAATTGAATTTTTTCACAATTCTCTTTGGGAATATCTAACAGCAGAATACATGTGGGACGCAAACAAAAATCTTCTACTAAGAAAAGATGATGATGATGAATATGAAAATGTTTCAAAAGAAAGATATTTCCAAATGCTAAATAATTTAGTTGATCAAAAAGAATTTGGTGGCGCCATAAATGAAAATCTTTCTTATATCATCGAAAATGAGAATATTGAAGTAAAAAAAATAATTTTTAATCAATCAATAAAAATTTTTTATAAGTTATCTGAAGATGATTTCTTACTAGAATATTCAAAAAAAGAAAATCAATTAAGCATAATAGAAAAAGCAGTATCAGTCTTTAGTCTTTTTTGGAATTTCTTATTTTATTCAAATTATAATTTGGAAAACAGAATAGTTACTAATGATAATATAAATCGTCTTTTGTTTGTTTTTTCCAAATACCGTTTTAGATATATTAAAAATATAATATTTCAAGAAGACTTAAGTGGCTTTACTTATTTTTTGCATTCTAACATTGAAAACACAGAATTTAATGAACTTTATGATTTAAAGTATGCAATTGAGACAGAGATAAGAAATTCTGCTTTTCACGGCTGTCGTTTTGCAAAATGCTCCTTTATTGAAAACACTATGTTTAATGTGAATTTTAATAATTGCTTTTTTCATAAGAGTGACTACTTGAGAGATAATAAATTTATAAATGTAAAATTTAACAATGCAGAAGTCCCATCGGCTGATTGGCTAATACAATTAGAGAAAAAAAACGAGTTGGATCAGTTTACAAAAGATAATAATGTTATTGAAAAGGTTATCGAAAAAAATTATAATGGAAAAAATATAACAAAATATTACGTTCGATGTCTTGAACAATAA